AAGTTTGTATTTGTGCACAAAAATACACTTGTGCACAATGATGCACATTGAAAAAGTTTGTATTTCTGTAAAAAGTCCAATATATAATGTTCGTGAAaaagtttttcaaaaaacgaaattatatatatatatatatatatatatatatatatatatatatatatatatatatatatatatatatatatatatatatatatatggggaagcaattttttttttttttcgttttttgaaaaactttgttcactaacattatatattggatgaaaatatgaacatttaaaaagacactttgtgataaatgtttttattttggcggaaaaacgctcgaagaaataatatataacaattatcgtgtttttcgagcgtattttgagggtttagatattacggtttagaaatttagggtttagatttaggatttagattgaatttttaacatgaacggtttagagtatAAGGTTTTGGGCTTTAGgctttgggttttgggtttagggactaaacccaaaacactaaacccaaaaccctaaatcctCAATCGgcctaaattttgacaaaaagtacttcacaaaacatggaaaaaaaaccgTTCGAAGATTAACATTTTTCACggttaatattatcttgaatgttatttttgtcgatcgttttcccgcctaaataataacattcatcgcggagtgtcttttttaaatgttcatatttcgtgtgatcttgatgcctgaaaaaaaatttgaaaaaaaacaaaatttaaaaaaaaaaaaatttacttcaccCACTCCCCCCGCTTCTCCCCAATTGGTTACCTCCtcattgatcctaccactatatatatatatatatatatatatatatatatatatatatatatatatatatatatatatatatatatataaacaaaaaagGTATTTGCTTACTTGTCATTTTGTAGTTAATTTGAATTAATTAttcattataatttaatatatatacctaTAGATATAgattaacatatataaatatagattacacttaatatttaatatataaataaaataaatagataaatttgTTAGAGAAATAATAGGGATTCTCCATCATACTATATAGATATCAATAGATTAAACGTGATATTTAATATAAGACGTGATTTTTGTAGATTACATATTTGTATAAAATTtattttaatattacttttagGACTTCTACATATAGCATCAAATCTGTAACATGGGTAAATGTTTTAGTCCCTAGAATTTAAAGTTTGATAAATTTGTTCAGGGTGAAACGGAATAAAATAGTGATTTaagatattttattttattacatgATCTCATTCATTTGTTACTTTGGGTTTCATATATGTGCGTTATCATTAAgtagtatatatattaattataattatatccgtaattaatatttaatatatatatatatatatatatatatatatatatatatatatatatatatatatatatatatatatatatatatatatatatatattactcaccaATTTTTTTTTGACAGATTTATTTTTCTTTTCGTCACGAATTAGATTCCACCACCatcaccgtttaactcgaaataattttacgtacaaaacgcaataaattgtattcgaAACGAAGCTTCGATGCAAACCCAACAGAGTatttctttttagcaataaatatggaaacgatttaaatttacagtttaagtccttaaaatataTATGAACACGCAAATATAACTATAACGtagtataatattaattatacatgacgactctCCCGAGTACCATTATTTTACTGAAATGACTGACGACTCTCCCGAGTACCATTATTTTACTGAAATGACTAATgacttttctaaaattaaactcgcgggttacaCTTTATTCAAAAAAatattgtatataataattctaaaataatataacttacgTTCTATGACAAATTTTCATtgtactctaaatattacgtactatataatttatatattaaaaagatattaatggtgaaaaaaaaattgtagacattaagttactaacaccacccaCAATCACTTTAAAAATTTTCAACACCGCTAGCtctcttaaacttaaaagaacttttaaaattcgtcaacaccacggtctcttaaactcaaaagaatttttgaaaatttgtcaacaccacgggctcttaaattcttttttttttttttttttgaaaggcaaatatGATTTTATTACTCAAATTCTCAAAGTACAAAGTAGACTAATCGCACCATCGATCACTATTTACATACATATTAGATCAAGATGTCAAGGTGACAACTTGTATGAGAATACACACACTTATTGTAGGAAAATTTGGGGATTGTGAAGCCAATTGTGTCAATCGATACCCTTATCCTTGCTTCTTTTCGCGACCCACTCATAGCTTTTGACTTGAATTTCATTAAAGGCAACCGGTACATTCCAAGACTTATTTGAAAACACCTTTTGGTTACGGTTTTTCCAAATAAGGTAGCAACTTGACCATAATACCGCTTGCCAAATACGTTTACCCACTTCCAAATTTGCATAACTCGTGTCCGAAAAGAAATCCCCCAAGTTGCGTGGATTGAAGTTACCGCACCCCCACCAATTAAATACTTTGTTCCACACCTCGATGACATTTTTGCACAAAAAGAGAATGATCGACCGATTCGATGTCGTCATCACAAAGTGGACACCAGACCGAGTGTAGATCAATTCCTCTTTTATCCAATTTCACTAGAGTTGGTAATCTTTTCCTCCTTGCGCGCCATACAAATACTTCAATCTTTTTTGGGATCAAGTTGTTGCGCAACGTTTCCATAATATTATTACCTCGAGGGATCAACTTTTCTTCAATCAACCCCGTTAGTGATTTTGTTGTGAAAATCCCATTGTTTCCCGCTCTCCACCTCCATGAGTCATGCTTTGAAAGATCAATGACCGCGCCCAGTAGTAGCTCATTAAGGGTTTCTAATTCGCCACTACCATGCCCGGACGGTGCTCGAACCCAAGACTAATTACCCACATAATTTAAACCATCCACAAGGAGCCGATCTTTAACCGAAGCCGCCGAGTCATTTTCTAGTCTCGCCAAATGCTTGAATCTATTTTTAAACGCCTCTTCTCCAAGCCAAATATCATTCCAAAAAGAAGTCGAAGCGCCATCACCTATATCTTTGACAAAAAGTTTCCTAAACGGAACCTTAGCTTTCTCAATATCAAGCCCGCACTTAATGATGCCATTCCATATTGATTTAAAAGAATCAAAATGAGATGAATCATTAAATGCAAGTCCACCCGAAGAACCATAGATGCTCGAGATGACCTTGACCCACAAAGAGTTAGTTTcgattttgaacctccaccaccatttgccaATCAAGGCCATATTTTTGCATTTAAGAGAACCCAAATTTAGCCCGCCCTCACAATATGGTAGAATCATaacatcccatttaacccaagccaATTTTGACTTATTACCCGCCCCGCCCCAAAAAATGAACGTATTACACTCTCAATATGTTTAATCACACATGGTGGAGCGCGgaagagcgagaagtagtacaacggGAGACTATTGAGTACCGCTTTGACAAGAGTTAACCGTCAACCAAATGAAACCGAATTTGCCTTCCAATCCGAAAGTCTTTTCTCGAATTTACTTACCACAGGGGCCCAACTTTCCGCCCTTTTCATATTACCACCAACGGGGAGCCCGAGATACATAAATAGGGTCGAACCCACTTTGCACCCGAATACATTAGCTACACTTTCAACCTCCACATTTTCCACCCCAATCCCGATTAAGTTACTTTTATGATAATTGACCTTAAGCCCCGAAGTTAATTCAAAACACTTGAGTAATTTCATGAGGTTACGAATATTCTCATCATTCCAAGCCCCGAAGAAAATTATGTCATCCACATATTGTAGATGTGAAATCACAACCTTGTTCATACCTACTTCTACACCCGAGAACAATCTCTTTTCAACCGCGTTTTTAGCCAACACATTTAGGCCCTCCATTGCAAGAATAAAGAGGAAGGGAGAAAGTGGGTCGCCTTGCCTAACCCCCCTTTCGAGACTAAACTCACTAGTGGGTGAACTGTTGACGAGGATTGAAATGGAAGACGATTTGAAACATGTGAGAATCCACTTCCTCCATTTTGGCCCAAACCCCATAATGCCCATAAATTCAATCAAAAAATCCCAATTGAGACTGTCAAACGTCTTTTCAAAATCAACCTTGAAAATAAAGCTTTTTAGCCGTTTACGTTTGAGGAATGCAAGTGTTTCGTTAGCGATGAGGACGCCATCCAAGATATTTCTCCCCTTTATGAACGCACTTTGTTCGGCGCCCACTAAGTTAGGAACTACCTTTTTGAGTCGATTGAAGAGAAGCTTCGCGATGATTTTATAGTAGCTATCTATCAAACTAATCGGTCGGTAGTCACTTAAAGAAATGGGATCTGATTTTTTGGGGACCAATGTGATGAATGAGGCATTGCACCCCTTAGAAATCACACCGCGTTCCCAAAACAAATTAATTGCCTCAATTAAGTCATCTTTAATAACATACCAAAATTTCTTGTAAAATCCCAAATTGAATCCGTCCGGACCGGGAACCTTCGAACTTCCACACCCTTTGACCGCATCCCATATCTCTGCTTCACAAAATTTCTCTTCTAGTGCCTGTGAATCCAGCACCGAAATTCTGTTCAGACCCATCCCATTATATCGAGAGTGTGCACCCGGTTCACTGTTGAAATCTTGTACCCCTTGTTCAGGCCCAATCTGTTCAGGCCCAATCTGAACACCACCCACCGTAGTCCTAGCAGGCCCAGACAGCCCATCAGCCGTAGCATGGTCAGGAGGCCCAACCGGTACGTTCTGGCCCAAGACAGGATCGTGGACAGCAGCATGTTGGGCAGCCGTATATGGGCTGTTAATAACTGTAGCATCAAGCCCAATATCAGGCCCAAACTCAGCCCTTAATGATGGTAGATTGGAGTTTTTTTTCCAGTGAATGTGTCTTTATAATGCGCAAGTATAGTTTGTTTCACCACCGAATGATCCTCGTTCCATGGCCCGTTGATGTTCAAATCGCGAATATTGCATTTGTTGTATTTTCGTCGGATAGAGGAGTGCAAGTATTTTGAATTTTCATCTCCCTCGAGTATCCATCGAACACGAGCCTTTTGTTTTAACATACCCGACTTTGCTTTTTCCTTTTCGATCCATTACCTTCGTGTTTCTAACCATATTGCACGATCTTCTTCGCTTAAAACTCCCAATTCAGCTATGTTTTCCAATCTAGAAGCTTTACCCTTTAGCTCATTAATTTCCATGTCCAAGTTCCCGAATTCCTTTTTACTCCAAATTCTCAATTCTTTTTTAACGTTTTTTAATTTATCCTAAAAAATGCAATCTCTTCTAGAGCCAAGTACCCCCATACCCCATGCATCGACAATTATCTTATCGACCCCTACCTTGTTGAACCATTCATCAAAGATTTTAAAAGGtttcggaccaaagtcaataatgcgaTCCCTAAGCAAGATTGGGCAATGGTCCGATTCCCTACGATCAATAGGAACAACCGATAAATCAACCCATAAGTTAATAAACTTATCGTTTACAAGGAAACGATCGAGTTTACTAAACTTTGTGCCATCATCGCTAATGCTCGTGAACCTCCTTCCATTAATCAGAATCTCAATAAGGTTGTTCTTTAGGATAAAGTCATTCAAACGTGATGCCCGAGCATGATGAAACGTACAATTCAACCTATCCGAATGACATCTTACCTCATTAAAATCTCCACACACCACCCAAGCCGATTCGAACCTATTGATAAGCTCATCTAGGGCACACcacatctttttctttttctcATCGTTATGAGGTCTGTATACATTCACAATTATCGAACCATGACCAGAGCCACACCACTTTCCTTTAATTGCTATGAAAAACTCATTCGTGACCGCACCTTCCACCATAAACCTAGAGGTATCCCACACAACTAGTAATCCACCCGAGTTCCCAATGGCCTCTCTTTGTATAAATCCACAATTATCATTACCCCACAAAGCATGAACCCAATTATTGCTTAAGCACCTACACTTGGTCTCTCGAAAGACCGTTACATCCGATTTCTCACTATAAAAAATACCCTTAACCCAACCAAATTTACCCTTAAACCCAAACCCGTGAATATTCAATGACAGAATCTTCATAAGAAAACTAGATAAAATGAAAACAAGGAGATCAAACCTACAGGGGATTGGGGCCTGGCCACCTCAATCCGATTTGCTCCCCAAACTCCTTTAGCTCCTTATTAT
This genomic window from Rutidosis leptorrhynchoides isolate AG116_Rl617_1_P2 chromosome 2, CSIRO_AGI_Rlap_v1, whole genome shotgun sequence contains:
- the LOC139890218 gene encoding uncharacterized protein; the encoded protein is MPTDRPTSLSNPNDLNDVGPKKINGRGSNSPVEILSLNIHGFGFKGKFGWVKGIFYSEKSDVTVFRETKCRCLSNNWVHALWGNDNCGFIQREAIGNSGGLLVVWDTSRFMVEGAVTNEFFIAIKGKWCGSGHGSIIVNVYRPHNDEKKKKMWCALDELINRFESAWVVCGDFNEVRCHSDRLNCTFHHARASRLNDFILKNNLIEILINGRRFTSISDDGTKFSKLDRFLVNDKFINLWVDLSVVPIDRRESDHCPILLRDRIIDFGPKPFKIFDEWFNKVGVDKIIVDAWGMGVLGSRRDCIF